One window of Paenibacillus sp. FSL K6-3182 genomic DNA carries:
- a CDS encoding alpha-N-arabinofuranosidase, with product MANRITINADLAAGTINRNIYGHFSEHLGRCIYEGIWVGEDSPIPNTNGIRNDVVAALKQLKIPVLRWPGGCFADEYHWKDGIGPRESRKRMINTHWGGVVENNHFGTHEFLMLCEMLECEPYISGNVGSGTVQEMSEWVEYMTFDGVSPMAELRTENGREKPWNVKYFGVGNENWGCGGNMRPEYYADLYRRYQTYVRNYGDNKIHKIACGPNVDDYGWMDVVMREAHGMMDAISLHYYTIPGEFWTQKGAATGFSEDEWYGTLKKTFYMDELITRHSAIMDRYDPKKRVGLMVDEWGTWYDVEPGTNPGFLYQQNTIRDALVAGITLHIFHDHCDRVQMANIAQVINVLQSVILTEGEKMVLTPTYHVFDMYKVHQDATLLTTSIDSQDYAHNDQKIPQVSVSASKDASGRIHVSLCNLDNQSEADVEIDLRGLAGAGLKVSGTELTASVKDAHNNFENPEAVAPTAFQAFTVNGSKISAKLSPMSVTVLELISE from the coding sequence TTGGCAAACCGCATAACCATTAACGCTGATTTGGCTGCAGGTACGATTAATCGCAATATTTATGGACATTTCTCTGAGCATTTGGGACGTTGTATTTATGAAGGGATATGGGTAGGAGAGGATTCTCCTATTCCGAACACAAACGGGATTCGCAATGATGTAGTTGCAGCGCTTAAGCAGCTGAAAATTCCAGTTCTTCGTTGGCCGGGGGGCTGCTTCGCGGACGAATATCATTGGAAGGATGGCATTGGGCCGCGCGAGTCGCGCAAGCGGATGATCAACACCCACTGGGGCGGTGTTGTTGAGAACAATCATTTTGGCACGCATGAGTTTTTGATGCTGTGTGAAATGCTGGAATGCGAGCCTTACATATCAGGAAACGTGGGCAGCGGCACCGTTCAGGAAATGTCGGAGTGGGTGGAGTACATGACATTTGACGGCGTATCGCCAATGGCAGAACTGCGTACAGAAAACGGCAGGGAAAAGCCGTGGAACGTGAAATATTTTGGCGTCGGCAACGAGAACTGGGGCTGCGGCGGCAACATGCGTCCTGAATATTATGCGGATCTGTATCGCAGATATCAAACCTATGTGCGCAATTATGGCGATAACAAAATCCATAAGATCGCTTGTGGTCCAAACGTAGATGATTACGGCTGGATGGACGTTGTCATGCGGGAAGCGCATGGGATGATGGATGCGATATCGCTGCATTATTACACCATTCCGGGTGAGTTTTGGACGCAAAAAGGTGCTGCAACAGGCTTCTCCGAGGATGAATGGTACGGTACATTAAAGAAAACCTTTTATATGGACGAGCTGATTACACGCCATTCGGCTATTATGGATCGTTATGATCCGAAGAAGCGGGTAGGCCTTATGGTTGATGAATGGGGTACGTGGTACGATGTGGAGCCGGGTACAAATCCAGGGTTCCTGTATCAGCAAAACACAATTCGTGATGCGCTGGTTGCTGGAATTACGCTTCATATCTTCCACGATCATTGTGACCGGGTACAAATGGCTAACATTGCTCAGGTGATCAATGTGCTGCAATCGGTCATTTTGACTGAGGGTGAGAAAATGGTGCTGACGCCAACATATCACGTTTTTGATATGTATAAGGTGCATCAGGATGCAACGCTTCTTACCACTTCGATTGACAGTCAGGATTATGCGCACAATGACCAGAAGATTCCGCAAGTATCCGTATCTGCTTCGAAGGACGCGAGTGGCCGCATCCATGTAAGCTTGTGTAATTTGGACAATCAGTCCGAAGCGGATGTGGAGATTGATCTTCGCGGCCTAGCAGGTGCAGGGCTTAAGGTTTCGGGTACAGAGCTTACAGCTTCCGTTAAGGACGCGCACAACAATTTTGAAAATCCGGAAGCTGTTGCGCCAACCGCATTCCAAGCTTTCACTGTTAATGGATCAAAAATTAGCGCGAAGCTCTCCCCAATG